DNA from Brassica napus cultivar Da-Ae chromosome C4, Da-Ae, whole genome shotgun sequence:
CAGCAACAGCAACAATTAAGAACTATGGAAGAACATACTCAGTCTTTTCTCGCTCATAAATATGATGTAAGAAAAAAAGACTATACCATCTCATTTCCCTTTTTCTTGTGTACATTTTATGAACAATGAGTGGTTGAAACTCACACAGGCAACACGTGATCTGGAATCAAGAATTGGTAGAACAGCAGATACTTATACTTCAGGAGTAGCAGCCTTGAAGAAACTCTCTGAAATGCTACAAAAGAAAGCTTCGTTTGATCTGGAGAACATGAACTCTTCCATAGGATCACAAATAGAGGCTGTTGAGCAAGTAAGTATGAACAAGACAGAATGATTGAATTTAAGTGTTTCTGTTTTAGGTGATATTTAagtgtctctctctcttctcagtTGCTCATTGCATCAGCAAAAGAGGCTGCTAAAGTCGCTGAGGACATCCGGGATTCACTTAATGACCAGAAGGAGCTCTTAGCTCTTGCTGCAAGACAACAAGAGCAGGTGTTGTGTAAAATCATATGCTGGTGTCTTGTTAGCTCTGCTGAGGAATTTAACTTCTGCTCTTTCTTATCCACAGGGCTTGATCAGAAGCATGAGGTCAGCCCAAGAAATTTCCAACACTGCTTCAACCATTTTCAGTAACATCTACAACCAAGCTCACAACATGGTGGAGGCTATTAGAGAAAGCCAAGCAGAGAAATCAAGACAGCTTGCTGCTTTTGAAATGAACTTTAAGGTGAGATTGGAAAAACTTTAATAAGGCATGTTTTGAGAGGTTAACTCGAAACTGGTTGTTACTAAACACAGGAAGAGGCTGAAAGAGAGGAGAAACAAGCTTTGGTTGACATTGGGCTGATATTATCAAAGCTAACTTCAAAGAAAACTGCAATGGTGAGTCTTTTAACCATTAACTACTCCTCCTTCATTCTATATCAGTTGGATCACACTTAAGTCACGTGTTTCTAGGTCTCTGATGCATCACGCAATATCCAAGAACACGACAtacaagaagagaagagattGCAGGAACAAGTGTCTTGTATGCAGCAAGTTTCCATTGGCGCAAAGAAGGAACTGTGTGACTACTTAAAGAAAGCAAAAACCGAGTTCACGGAAAACACAATAGCTTCCGCAGAGTCTATCACAGTCATGGACCATTACCTTGAAGATTGGTACTGATTCCATCTCACTACTAATACTTTCGTTCCTCAATATAGTTTCTCATACAAACATTGTATGAGTTTTAGCTTGGGAAGGGCCAATGAGTCTAAAAAACTGTGGGAGACCACTGAAGCAGGCGTAAAGAACCTTAACACGAAGTACCAACAAGAACTTAATGTCACAATGGGGTAAAATAATCTCCTTCTGTATCTGCAACTTCTTTCTATGTTTCCTTCCACATCACTTGGTTGACAAAAACTTTCTATGTATAGGGACATGGAGAAAGAAAATGACAAGCTGCAGGATGAGTTTACATCAACATTCTCCACAATGGATGCTAACTTTGTCAGTAGGACTAATGAACTTCACGCAGCTGTTAATGGTAACCACACTAAAATCATTGTCCCTTTCTTATTCAAGGAAAAATGTCCTAATCTATGGTTTTACAGACTCGCTGATGCAAGACCGTGAGAACAAAGAAGCAACGGATGCTTTAGTGGAGACTTCAATGAAGCAGGTCACGTTATTGCAAGAGAAGCATGGACAGGGTGTATCAAACATTCGAGACAAAGCAGAACAGTCTCTCATAAAAGACTATCAGGTACAGAACACTAAAAATTGTAGAGTGTGATATCTATGACTAGATATCTAACAGTTAAGTTTTGTAATACAATGGCCAGGTTGATCAGCGCAAGAACGAAACGCCAAAGAAAGTACCCATAACTGTGCCGAGCTTGGCGTCCATTGAGGAGATGAGGACTTTGCTGCCGAAGAATATTCTCGGTGAGGAGGACACAAGCATGGAGAAGAGATCAAGTAAACAGGGACAAGACGAAGCTAACAACAGAACTCCATTCTTGGAAGTAAACATATGATTTGATTAGACAAAAAAAGGGTGCCCGTTTTGGCAGTTGAGTTCATCAACTGGATGAGTCTAGAAGAGTAATATTGTGTAAAGGTTATGAATGGTAGTGGTACGCAAGGTTGTGTTGTTCTGGACTAGTTGGTTGTGTATGGACCGGTTAAATTTGGTTAATCTTCTCATCTGAATTAAaccaaatatgaaaaagaaaaaagtaaagaGAGAAACTAAAACACTCTTTGACTTTGTTTGGTCTtcaagaaaacataataaagTCAACATAAGCACATCTATGTAATCTACCACTTACTTGACGTGCTCATCTTTTATATACAACTTGGTGTATACTCCATTTTTCAATAATCTTCATTCATCACATATTCACATCCTAGCTAACCATTGACTCTATGGAAACGGTCTTACTAATACTATCTTGACCTAATACGACCAAGGACAATATAATTTAGATAGCCTAACGCAGTAACAATAGTTATATCTTATTGCTCACAACCATGAAATAAAACATATGCGGAAAACCTATTTATTCCAGTGGTTTGACTAATGACTTATTAATAGTTGTATCAAGCGATCTAGTTTCGAGTCCTATAGAAAGCGAATTTGGATTCATCTTATTTGCTCTTTTCACCAAACTCAGACGTTAGGACCGCAGCTGGAGAGGTCTATGCACCACATATTTGGATTCATCTTAGAGAAAGAAGAATCTGAACTATATAGAAGTTGTTAGCTGTTTATTGAAAGAATCATCTGTGCATGTATTACATGTAGGGATGTTAACTACAGGGTTAGGGCCCAGCCCTCTTTCGTTTATTATAAGTCCAGCCCTATTTTAACCCAACCCTATTTTAACCTTATTATAAGCAAGGGTTAGGGTTGGTACCAGGGTTAActcatttaattgaaaaaaatatttcatttatttttgttcttaaaatttaaagataaaactagaaaaattaaGGTATGATATGATTCTTTCCGCCAATTTGTTGagcatcaaaatcaaaagtttttctcccaaaatcgcaaaatcgagtttttgctCCACAACTAAGAATaaagtttttccgtcaaaaaaaattgtgtttttttccgccaaaaccgcaaaatcgagttttcccgccaaaacagcaAAATCGAGTTAtcccgcaaaaaccgcaaaaaccgcaaaaaccgcaaaatcaaattttcctgtcaaaaccggcaaatcgagttttcccgccaaaactgtaaaattgcgttttcccgccgaaacagcaaaatcaagttttccgccGAAATCGGCAAATCgggttttcccgccgaaaccgtaaaatctagtttttccgccaaaaccgcaaaatcgagttttcccgccaaaaccgcaaaatcgagttttcccgccaaaaccacaaaaacgagtttttccgccgaaaccggcaaatcgagttttcccgccgaaaactacaaaatcgcgttttcccgccgaaacagcaaaatcgcgttttcccgccgaaacagcaaaaacgagttttccgccgaaaccggcaaatcgggttttcccgccaaaactgcaaaatcgagtttttctgccgaaaccgcaaaatcgagtttttccgccaaaactaaaaccgcaatatcgagttttcccgacaaaaccggcaaatcgagttttcccgccaaaaccgtgaaATTGAGTTGTACGGGTTTTCcagaaaaacttaattttacgttttcacgggaaaattcgattttgaggttttggcgaaaaactcgattttgattttttggcgggaaaactcgatttcgaagttttgacgaaaaactcgattttgcgtttttggaaggaaaactcgattttgttgttttagttgaaaactcgattttgcggtttcgacgGAAAATTTCGTTGTTCAGTTTTTGGTGAGAAAACTCgactttaagtttttttttgatgaaaaacattattaaatattgtataatagtTGTGTGAATCAAAATAAAAGGGTTAAAATTTAAACCCTGGTCCTATTAGGGCCAACCCTATTTAAACCCTGTTTAAAAAATGAGGGTTAGGGCTACAAATGGGTTTGCAGGGTTAGGGCTAACCCTGTTAAGTTGAGCCCATATTAACATCCCTAATTACATGTCGACCATATCAACTTCGTGCTAGTTGTTGTGCACTTGTCCGTGACAGGATGCACAAAACAGAGTTGCCTCACAACATTTGCTGTCCATAAGCTCTTTTATGATTTGCATATTCACTTTGCAATTAGGGAGCGTTATGCATATCTACTCTCTGACAttgattcttttattttttgagcATCGAGATTGTGTGAAAAAAATGAGACCCAAAGGATAAATTAATCAACAATTCCGTCATCTGTGACGTGctcaatatttaaaatacagaGAGGATGTTCTTGACTATCTCTCGAGCCCTTGCCATCTAGATGGACTATGTATTAATAATACATTGTATTTGTATTCTAAGGCTTTAAGTTGATCTCCAGTCTCCGGTGCATGTGTTTGAACAAAGTCAAttaaatataatgaattttctCTTCAAACATACTGATGATTGTATTGACTTCgattctgataaaaaaaaaagaacttttaAGATTAATTGTTTTTGACGTCTGTATTTGGATATGATCAAACTTTTTCCCCATTAGATGACTGTTTTTTTTAACCATTGTATGTTATATGGGTTATACGTGACGGCTGTTTACTTACCAGTGATTATATAAATTAGGTCATAAATTATAGTATATATTCGATGGTTAGGTGATATTAAATTAATGACGGTGGCAAGCAAGTCAATGAGAAACCAAGCTGTTGGATCTATACTGTGTTGTATACATTTGTTGACTATGCTTCTTTTTCGTATGATTAACATTTTTGTTTAGCAATAGAAGTTTCGAAGATGCAAGAAACTTAGTGGTGTGCAATTCATGAAAAGACAATATTCCCCTTTTTAGTCAAACCCATGTAGGTATCCTTTGCGTTCGGTGGTGGAAGGGCGAAATTGAAAATGTCATTTTTTGTCCCAAGTCAAACAATCAGTGCTACTTGCTGTTAGAATATTAGTTTAGACGACTTGTTTTGTTCAAACTACAAGAAATTCAAGCTCTTATAAATATACATTACCCCTATGTTCTCAACTTTCATTACAAACGCTCTCAATTCATTGTGTGAACAAAGAAAACTCTATCCTTAATTTACTTTGCTTCCTTGTTTCTTAAAATCTtaccaaaaaagaaagataatatgAAGAGAGAACGATCTGAGTTCGAAGAGTCCATCAAGAATCTAGACATTGCTAAATGTCTAATGATACTATCTCAAACCTCCTCCATGGTCAAACAGATTGGCGTGAATCAATATGCCGAGAGCAATTCAAGTAACCGGTTCGAATGCAAAACATGTAACAAGAGATTCTCTTCGTTTCAAGCCCTTGGTGGCCACCGTGCAAGCCATAAGAAGCCAAAGCTAACCGTTGACCAAAAGGTGGTGAAACAATATCTTACCAAAGAAGGAACTCAAGCCCATGAGTGTACAATATGCGGTAAGAGTTTTGGGACCGGACAGGCTTTAGGCGGTCACATGAGACGGCATAGGTCAAGCATGATGGTGGAGCCATCGGAGCTCATCTCTCCTGTGATTCATAACATGCCGGTTCTGAAACGATGTagtagtagcaagagggttttGTCTTTGGATTTGAATTTAACTCCCTTAGAGAATGATCTTGAAATTCTTTTGGGAAGACGTTTTTCCCAAACATAGATATGAAGTTTgttgtttagttttttctttgttctgtTCATCAATCATGTAGGTTATTGAAATTCTTCTGTACTGTTATTCTCCcattcttttaattaattatttcaaacgCTATGTTCATTGTTGTTTGTCATGTAAGAGAACGATCTATCTGTGCACGTTGTAGGGTTTTAccgaataaaaaaattgtacgAGAAAAAGTTATATGAAGTATTTCCATTCCTGCAACAAGTATAACATGATCATTAGTTCATTACTGGGCCAAAAGTTGGGCTCAACTCTGCCAAACACCTCAACAACTGTCCGCCCAAATCATGATGATAGAATATTGATTTGTCACTACAAATTTGCGTACATGTGACTAATGACATTcgcttatttttttctttttgaagagTATTCCTCGTAGTACTATACTTATAGCCTATAGGTCTTTCGTAACCAAAAATGCATATTTAATACATATCATGatttaaaacttcatattttctaAACGATCAGTATACTACCAAAGTGAACtggattaattaattatgaaGCCTTGGTAGTAGTATTATAGATCAatcatattttctaaactataaagccttaatatttattaaataatatgttcaaaaaaaaatatttattaaataatacttccgatttatatgattttgtaatcatttttatCTTAAACTATGGATCAAAAAATTCagtgtgaaacttttaacaattttagtaatttatagtcatttttaaaaaattcgaaataaaatatatatacagaaaagtctaaatttatattatattattaacatgaatgtttaatttattttaataatttaaaactaaacaaaaatgatagaggaTACACtacttttatcaaatctttattattcaaaattattaattgtcatatatactttagccacattagttgattcaatatcttttatttaagaaaaaaatgaaaaaaacattaataattaaattttttgttagtttaataaaaaaaatggggtttttgccaaaactaacccacaacttgattttaaccccaaacctatacccaaacttgaatcaaatgcaaaactaacctaaaagcctagtgaaattacagctcagtctcttgtgaccaaacaaaaaaacataagccatttttacgaatatagccctagtaaatcgtctgagtcgtctgagatgttggaagtcgtctggacgactgaagtgtaagtcgtctggtaccggtttattttaaaaataatttataaatcttgtaaaaaaatattttgatgcgtgaaaaataaaaatcaagtaattataaacagttttaagtgatataaattaagatatgataaaattgatttgttttgaagatagatgagtggaaatagtgaatcatgaaatactttggtttaggagtttggcaaacatatgttgtagtattgtatgtattgttagggttagattttggaaaactaaaatgtttttttcaaaaattagttttcacctatatgtgtttatttatgtgtatagtaaacacttttcaagtttgatttgattttatgaagtctttaattagataattaagtttaggagttatgtttagggtgtggacgacttatatttcagtcgtctgttgaataatttactcagacgacgtatatttcagtcgtccacatcgtactgaacctttaattttaccaatgtacgttttaacctaaccggatcattttactcggacgacttacatttcagtcgtctggtgaagaaattaaaacagacgacttacatgtaagtcgtccaaatattcccgcctaaaattttttaaaaaattattttcccgcttaaataatttaaactagacgacttacttgtaagtcgtctggaaagtcttctattttagtttcccgctaaaaatatttaatttcccgctaaaaatattaaactcttctggacgacttacatgtaagtcgtctgttttaatttcttcaccagacgactaaaatgtaagtcgtccaggaagtcgtctgagtcaaaaatatttaacctaattggattttttgtctccatatataaagaaaaatttacacattctctctcttcctctcaaatgactgcaacaaaaatgtaatgttcatcattctaaaactctccaacctctctctaatctctttgacttgataacaccaaactttatatgaatttttcagttttgtctcatgtctttcttactaatctatctcttttgcaggtttttaatcagatggtactcatcttccactaatttaaaggtagatctattttttttagatatgtatttttgtgtgttttgtaaaggtagatttatctaatcttccactcattttctctgtttttaagtcatttgaacgtttttggatatgcaggtttttcagatctggatttgatatgcaggtttttcagatctggaagacttcttggacgacttacctgttagtcgtctggaagtcgtctggaagtcgtctggacttcttggaagtcttctgacaaagtcgtctggacttcctgtaaagtcgtcggacttcctgtaaagtcgtctagacttcctgtaaagtcgtctggaagtcatctgaacttcctaaaagtcttctgacaaagtcgtctgaacttcctggaagtcgtctggacttcttaaaagtcgtgtggtcttgtgtactcaagtggaatccaagcttgtctttgtagaggaatgatctataatagttttgtttgtggtctgttttgtgaattgcatgtctactcttttagttgttaattttttgtaaaatcagtaataatgttttccaagatgtattaaatgtgctaacaatgtgtttacacatttacaaatcaatgaaataatagacttcagtagcctttttcttatctttggatctctcatatgcaataataaacttcaatgacctttttctcatcttaataaacaagaatgttggtagctttatattgatacaacattttaagaagcattttaacccttcttccaactcataacaatagtcatcattattgtctataacaataatacttaagagatggaaacaaacaatagtaactagtcaaagcatatcatattttattataagtttgcgttgaaaaacttagtcaaatttagtaaaactaagggagagaacatattttgtaaatatgagttttacatatcttgaagttacttatcactcttaaaaatacaattgttattcaaaaactaacgtagaagacttaaaaactagcggagaagacgcggacgacttcaatctaagttgtccagacagctaaactatacgtcgtctggtcaacgtagatgttatttttgcaattgactttgaaatatgttatttcggacgactgaaaaataagtcgtctactattgtttggctaaaaaaaaactccaaaaaagctagacgacttacatttcagtcgtcataggttagttttgcatttgactggataatttcagaagtttgacttttctggacgacttacatttcagtcgtctagtgaaaattaaaataataatatttttttaaaagtagacgacttacagttaagtcgtcataggttagttttgcaattgaaaaaaatttcaagatttaattatatacagacgacttataattcagtcgtccacgagacgactgaaatgtaagtcgtctaggatttacgaggtttgaccagaatctcggaaaaaaatcctggacgacttacaagtaagtcgtctcgtggacgactgaattataaatcgtctgtgtataattaaattttgaagtttttttttttcaattgcaaaactaacctatgacaacttaactgtaagtcgtctactttttaaaaaatattattattttaatttttgccagacgactgaaatgtaagtcgtctggggaagtcaaacttctgaaattatctagtcaaatgcaaaactaacctatgatgactgaaatgtaagtcgtctaggttctttggaaatttttttgaaaccaaacaaaaacagacgacttaactttcagtcgtctcaggttacagatttcaaagtcaattgcaaaaataacctctgcgttgaccagacgacttccaggtaagttgtctacagccagacgacttcccaagtaagtcgtctgacgaacagatctggaaaaaaactcgatgtcataccttaaattggtgagataagttcattagcatacataaggcttctccaagcacacaaaatcacaaacgaaagtaacccacccagaatcgttagcttatatgactctatgaaccataaaaatttagaatcaaaatcttgggttttttagctcattgtggagagaaagtgagagatatgttgtacaatttagttcacaagaatggtaaaagaagaagggtaaatcgattttgggagcattaagagcttcaaattggttgttcatggtggttgtggtattgatgacaatggcaatcttgtaattacttgaagatgatgagggtgagagagtaaaaatgtcattttcgaaaaaaaaaaaaaaaaaaattgatggcattttcgtaaattatatgaacttgtggggtgaatagggcaaaaccaattttcaaaaaaaaggaagttagttttgtgtttgactttaagttataggtcaattctgcaaaaagcctaaaaaaaattgagactGATCAATCAATCTctctaaagattctaaaaatcattgtGATGATGACACATGGTTACctcaaatgttgtaatacttattaaatatatataaatgatatctaaattataatattttattagtttcatatctatttcaatatatatatatatatatatatatatatatatctgactAAGTAAATTGTGAAAATGGAAAAACACAAGCATAGTCCAAGTAAACTTTCCAAATCCACACAAAGGATCTACATTTCTTAATTTCTAAGGATTGGACTTGGTTTGGTTTACCATCAAAATGAAGAATTTTGGTTTTGTCTTCTTTTCTAATATTTAacttacatgtttttttttttttcaaataccgTTTATAAATTTGTGTTCTCCCTTGAAAAGGgattttggtttcaaaaaaaaaatagcactCTAATATAGTTGACTCTGGCTCCAAGTTTGCGTATTGAAGAAAGTAAGCGGTCTTCTGTTTTAGCGTACACAACTAATTGTCTATTTTAGtgatcattatatatataaaagttattaTAACATGTGATATCCACCACTTCTCATCAACCACTATCTTCACATGGTCCACAtctatggttttttttttttttgaacactttGAACACTTCCACATCTATGGTTTACAAAACATATTCATGCGAACAAGTACAATTATATAAAAGACAaacatatatgtaatatatgcATGCGCGTCTTTAACCATGAAcattacttttataaaattGTAGAACATTCGATGTATCGAGttttgattctgaaaatttggAGACTTTATATGAACGTCTATATGTTGCATGGGACCCACCGGTTCAGCATATGTATGTCGATGTGGATCCATGCATTAACGTGGGCATTGGGTTCCTTTTCAAGTAAATTAGAATGAGCTTAGGAATAATTGTGAATATTTCATATGTTGGCATCATGATGCTAATACATTAGATATAACCAAgtataatatatgaaatatttacaCTGGGGGGACATATATATAATTCCTAGATTATTTGACTACGGATTAGATTCGTGATGctaatatatgaaatattttttgagaaaattatatatgaaatatttacaATCATATTAGATATAACCAAGTATAACATAGCCAAACATGGATTCATCGTCCATGCAGCATATAATTAATGAGATAACACACTTGTTTTCTCATCAGTATCGTATGCATAATGCATTATTTGGGAAGAGCATATTCTCGACGCTAATCTATCAAATGCTCGTTATTGGATGTTAATGGGGGTAGTTTTGCGTGTAACcactaaaatttacaattttaaaaacaatcataaactagttagaagaaaacaaatatatgatgcaTGAAAATTGCATTAAcgtgattatatatatatgtgggcAAACACATTCAACGTTGTGTATATCAACACGTATTAGTATCAACTAGTACACGGAGTATCTCTTTTGTTTGAGCCAATCATTGGTTAgacatttaattaattaattggcttacaaaaaaatgttttgactGTATTCTTCTGTAATTTGGGTCGGTGGTGGTGCTTTCCAACATTTAGGACACTAGCATAGACGGAAACTAATCCCAAGTTCCCAACGAACCCGATGGTCCAAGGTCGATTAATTGTCTCCACTAAGTAGCGATCGtaagaaatattatttcatttattggTATAAATGGGATGTTGAGTCATCAAAAGAGTTAAACTAATGAGATCAATGTCATGTTCTTAATTATAATaccaatatataatatgattagtATCAATATAGACTATAGTGCTTAATTATGTTAATaataagaaattttaaacacatttttGCGAAGGCCTGCAGTGCATGTGATTCTCGTGAATGAGCAAACTAACAGTATATTATTCACGTCGTATTGCTTAGCTAATTATAATTAAGCAAATATTAAATGTTATATGATCTTCCCGGGACAATCGATATATATCTATGCATAATTGGAATGTCTGATAACacatattacatatattatcTGAACTGGAATAGATTTAGGAAAAGCTCAAGCTGACCAATTAACCCGAATCTCAACAGCTATAGTACAGACTGCTTTCAACCATAACCACACTCATAGCCATCGAGATCGAGGTTCCTACCACAATCACACTAATTCATTAGTAgcacttatatattaaaatgtaaatatataaatgaaaatgttGCTGACGTACCATCTGAGaatgttttacaaaatatacatattattttaatggaAACTTCAGTTAATccgtattttataataataacatctgtttataaattttgtcaTGTAGGTTTTACAAAAGAatctaaaataactaaataccttaactaaaatgaaataaaaaatggtaAATCTATCAAGTTACACCGTCTAGTAATTTTAAATATCCATGAGTAGAAGAAATTCAGGGTTTTTCGTTTTATAAAGTTACTGCTTATATTATAGTGGTGAATCTACACTGAGTGTAGGAGGGGCAGCTGCCCAccataaatttgtaaatttaatGTAGTTTTATATAGATATTTGATGACGCCCTGTCAAAAATTCAAACTTATAATGGTAATAATTAGAGTTGCATAGTTTTGACCCGGATAACATCATTTCTATATCCGCCACTGCATATATAATTATCTACTTCCACATTTATGTTTGTGATATCTCTAGTGTATGTGTATATTATATAGGCTGTGTAGTGTATAAGGCTAAATGCTTTCCAATGCTAGAAACTTCTAAGAAAAGGATGAACTAGCTAGGCTCTTAAATTAATTGTTGTCAACCAAAAAATCTCTTAGT
Protein-coding regions in this window:
- the LOC106383667 gene encoding zinc finger protein ZAT11-like; translation: MKRERSEFEESIKNLDIAKCLMILSQTSSMVKQIGVNQYAESNSSNRFECKTCNKRFSSFQALGGHRASHKKPKLTVDQKVVKQYLTKEGTQAHECTICGKSFGTGQALGGHMRRHRSSMMVEPSELISPVIHNMPVLKRCSSSKRVLSLDLNLTPLENDLEILLGRRFSQT